The window TCAGTAGTAGTAATCAATAGACTCTTGGAGGTTTTCGAATCCCATGAATATTTTATGAAGGGCGTTTGCTTATTGTTGGGTATTTCTTCTGCATGTCCACTTGCTCCTCCTATGCTTGAGGGGACAATTAGTCATGCTATTTGATTATTTTGTAGCTTGAACTGCCATAACAATGTTGTCCCATATTTGACAGCATAGGAAACAATTATATTTTGTTCTAAACTACGTGAGAAGTACAAACATGTTGCTCAATAGACAAACCTAACAGTGTAGGAGTATGCAATGTAggtgaaagaataaaaaagatgatGGAGATATCTAAGTTCACAGTTCAGATATCGAGACAGACGTTTAAGTTAGAACTTCGGAAATTGAGATTAGATGGAGAACTGAGGCAAAGTATTAGACTTTGTGAAAACCTCTTGTTTGTTATCCTCATTCATCAATAGAGGTGAGTAGGCTGGACGGTTCAATTTATAGAGTGAAAGGAGATAGATTTGAGATATGTTTTTTAAGGTGGTTCTTATTAAACAATTTATCTGCTCAAGAAATACGAAAATTGCAATATCTTGAAGTATTTTATTTTGCTCGTTTCCAGTTTTAAGTTCAAATAGATGGTTCTCTGTTCCTTACGTTAAAGATTGAGCAAAGAACcgaaaataatttatgaaaaggtGTTCCTAGTCACAGTAAGAGTTGGAAAGCTAAAAAAAACAGAAGTTTTAAAAATGGCCAAAATAATATTTGTTGTTCCTTGATAATTGGTGTCTTTTATTGTATTGATTTTCCATATGTTGTTTTGCTGGAAAATATCAAAGCACGGTAGAGGTAGAAATCCCTCATTCATTTAAATTAGTTATGAAGCTCTGGAAAACTAGCTTTAGATCTCTGAATGTCTATCAACTAATGTGAGAAATGGACTTGGCTTACAGTTTCGACTGTACCCCGTTGAATACTTTGGTTTTGTATgtcaagaagaaaaataatatgcatgtttCTTTCGGAACATATTCATGAACAAGGGCATGAAAATATCCAAGTTGACAGAAAATGCCATATGAATTGCATCTATTGATCAAAGACAAAGTTGTGAGTACTCTGATAAATCATGTATGCTTTGATCCATAATGGAAGCTTTAAGAAACTTCCCTGTTTCCTTGCCCAACTAAATTGTACCGAAGAACTTGAAAAGCTTTTCCAAGCCTGTATGCTATATTTCAAGGGATTACTAGTAAGAACCAAGCCATGGAATTATTAAAAAACTTTATGAAGaactaaaatatgattacttATATTAACTTGCTTTCGTAATCAACctaaattcttgaacttgataaTTTGTGATCTGTAGTATCTTCTCTTGGATCGTCCTCACCTGgaacacccccacccccaccttcTCCCCTGAATTAGTAGAAAGGTCCTTTGGCTGCTCGTTCCTCTGTGTTATGAATTGTTTTAAGTACATATTCTGCGGAGTTAAATCCTGCCTTTTGGATGGTCTTGCCGCATGAAATTTGATTATTTTGCTGTAGTGGATAAATTATCTTTTTCTGCAGGAAATGTTTCTCCGTCGAAGGGTTTGGATAAGTTCCAATCTGTTTTCAAGATGTCTAGAAGAACTTTCGACTACATATGTTCCCTTGCAGAGGAGCACATGCAagcaaagtcagcccactttgtGTTTTCAAATGGCAAGCCCATGTCTTTGCATGAGCAAGTAGCGTTAGCTTTGAGGAGGCTGAGCTCAGGTAATTCTCTAATTTCAGTGGGTGACTCATTTGGTGCACACCACTCGACGGTGTCTCAAGTAACTTGGCGCTTTATAGAGGCTATTGAGGAAAAGGGACTTCACCACATACGGTGGCCTTCAACAGAGGAGGATATTACACAGATAAAGTCCAAGTTTGAAAGAATTCAAGGACTTCCAAACTGTTGTGGCGCAATTGACGCTACACATATCACAATGATGTTATCTTCCTCTGAGCAGACAGCTGATGTATGGCTTGATCAAAATAACAACCACAGCATGGTCCTGCAAGCAATAGTTGACCCTGATATGAGATTCCGAGATGTTGTTACGGGATTGCCAGGAAAGATGAACGAGAATTCAGTGCTTCAGAGCTCAAACTTTTTTAAACTCTGCGAGACAGGAGAGAGGTTGAACGGGAACGCGATTAAGCTAACTGAAGAGACGGAACTACGGGAATATATCATAGGTGATTCTGGCTTTCCCTTGCTACCTTGGCTTTTAACTCCTTATCAAGGTAAAGAACTTTCAGAATCAAAAGCTGAGTTCAATAAGAGGCATTTTGCAACTCGTATCGTGGCACAGAGGGCGTTATCTAGGCTGAAAGAAGTCTGGAAAATGATTCATGGAATGATGTGGAGACCTGACAAAAACAAGTTACCAAGGTTTATCCTTgtatgttgcattcttcacaaCATTGTTATTGACATGGAAGATGAGGTTTTGGATGAGTTTCCTCTGTCGTTTCATAACCATGATCCGGGATACGGGCAAGAGGTTTGTGAATCCGTCGACAGCACTGCTTCAGTTTTGAGGGACAATCTGTCCCTCCACTTATCTGGGAGGTGACTTTCTTAAATGATGCAGACTGCTTCTTGGTGAGTGACTAGcaaaaaagttttcaatttgagGGCAGATAAAGAATATTTTCAAGCATTTGtaggaatttatatttcatttcttaCTTTTGTATTGTAAGTTTGATTAGAAAGGATATTGAGATATAACTTGTAGGGAATAAGACATTATGGGGTTAGTTTCCTTTTTTTGAGCATGCATGGTCTTGTTATCCCAGGGGCTAGGATTTAGCATGTCGTTTAACTTGTGCAATGAATGGGGTGCCTAGGGCTGCCCAAATCCTTGGTACCTTTCACAATTAGCAAATCTGAGTTGTGCCAAATTTTGGCTGCACTCAATCAAAGTGTTCTGTTCGTGGATCTCAACTAAATTCATTGCCATCTCTCACCAGCAACAACAGATAACAGATATtagatactccctccgtcccattttatgtgtctatcattttctttttagtccgtcccaaaaagaatgtcattttttcttatttggcaAATATTTAAAAGCACAATTACACTTTTATTCTTATTGGGCTcacttaattgaaaaaaaatagtagcacattttttgataaaggaaaatttggtaaatattattaagtctttccttatttcttaaacttcgtgtccGGTCAAATGACGACATataaaatggaacggaggaatttcttaaatttcgtgccCGATCAAatagcgacacataaaatgagacggaggaagtattagATATCAGACAACTTTGCCCATCGAAGTTAAAAACAGATGGCAATCGATTCCAAAAAGCAGCACCCCTTTTGGAAGCTCAATTTGTAGGACCGATGAGAATACTCATAGGTGTGCAGGCGTTTTGAGAGAGCGCAAAATTCTTTGACTAAGCTTTTACTGGGACAGTAAATGCTAATCCGCCAGAATTGTAATGTTTCAAATTCATCCAAATGCACTTTCAAAGTTTCTACGGCAACTAATGAGTAGTAATTAATTCCGCCTTTGGCTTTTTTTCGGTGGAAGCAAAAAAGAAACGTAAAGGAAGGATAGAATGGCTGCGCCTTTTTTTCCCTTTCCTTTTTAATACTCTTTCGTTTGATATTAGTTCAgttgatcctaaacttgacacattTATTAACAAATTAATATATAGTGACGCATTTTACATACTTAGGGCTCGTTtagatatattgaaaaaaatggtTTTTAACAAATTCTTTTAAAgtgctgaacttattttaaaaataagcagttacgtGTTTAGATAAaagtattgaaataaaaaaaaattgttgatgtgtttggtaaacaagtatTCTTAAGCACTTTTTTTGATTAAAATGTTTGAAATACCCTTAAAGCTGTTAACAATATGTagagttaattattattaatttttattttctaaaatgattcaaaataaaatataatataatattttctattaaaTTTGTGTGCTAAGAAAatctttagaaaaaattaaattatttaatgctcaatatttattttgaaaccttattaatttaaattcataCTCTTTCTTATCAGGGATGGAattagaattttgaattaaaactTTTAAGGTAAAATTATTTAGATAAAAAATaggtttatcaatttttttttaagataaaaaataggttttcttgaaaggaaaaaacaaacaaaaaataaaaaataaaataaaaaatacagcaCATAAATAGTATACATTGCCAGCAAGCTACTAcgtatacataatttttttttttataataatatcgtttgtttgaatattattaattattttagtaaaatatatattgttacaaaaataataatttaatataatataaaaaattaaattaaaaaaaatttaatcgtTATAAAAATTGCTGTAGATCATGAATGTTATAAGTGAAAATTATAAGGGCTACAAGAGGATAATTTTAgaataagtgaaaattataagGGATACAAAAGTCATTTACTTGATGAAATTTCAATGGATTATAAGCTAAAGAAAATAAGTAGGGAGTGACCAACTTCTAAATTTTGGCTTTTAAAAAGccaaaattgactttttaaagcaattttttaaATTGCCAAACACTCCTTAAATCCAAAAATGACTTTTAAATCATTTTGATCAAATTATAATCTAATTCAAACACCCTCTTACTCGTATATATATTTTAGAGTGCAATAATAAATGCAATGATTACACATTGAAATTTGATACCTATTACTCAATCCCATGCATTATTCTAAAACATTGAGTAGTTATAATTAAACTACtaataatcatttaattttgcttttgagaattgagatcatTCATATACcatttaataattttgaaaactgtGAATATATTTAGTATTCCTACTAAAggtaaaatgaaaaatatatgtataaacactcttaattttaaaatttgaatattcaaataaaaataaatatattttttttgaaaaaaattaactaaTGCAAAGCGAAGGGAGTAATGGAGATAGAATGACTacgcctttttttttttttttttttttttaatcctttcTAATAATGGAGACGTGCTTTGCCTTTTACGGTACCTTGAGTCAAAATGTTAGAACCGCCTCTCTTTAATGATACTAGTTCAACCGCACGTGCTTCGTATAtgtattgtttgattatttaaaattgaatgattttatctattatagAGATTTTTAGTGAACCTTcactttttaatataataatataaacataaacatatattttagtttaaccACATACATATTTTACCACTagaagttttaagtggttgatcgatcatcacttttgtatttgcgatgcagtacctcttttccttgtcgcaagaggctaagagagacgcatcattttgaaccatatttgtggtaccattattttttttctatatttaaaatctttccttgtttttaaagttaaatttttacaaaatcattgattatatttttattatgtacttaaaacttttaaaatttggtgcttcttaaatttttcttattctaacacttttatatttatttctaaatttttaaaattttcttaaaatcaaatttagttgatttagaattcttaaactaaggGAGAAAAT of the Capsicum annuum cultivar UCD-10X-F1 chromosome 11, UCD10Xv1.1, whole genome shotgun sequence genome contains:
- the LOC124888552 gene encoding protein ALP1-like — protein: MGPVRGQKKKRKVEKKVEKDYFASGSSENGSADWFEMLSRKIAGNVSPSKGLDKFQSVFKMSRRTFDYICSLAEEHMQAKSAHFVFSNGKPMSLHEQVALALRRLSSGNSLISVGDSFGAHHSTVSQVTWRFIEAIEEKGLHHIRWPSTEEDITQIKSKFERIQGLPNCCGAIDATHITMMLSSSEQTADVWLDQNNNHSMVLQAIVDPDMRFRDVVTGLPGKMNENSVLQSSNFFKLCETGERLNGNAIKLTEETELREYIIGDSGFPLLPWLLTPYQGKELSESKAEFNKRHFATRIVAQRALSRLKEVWKMIHGMMWRPDKNKLPRFILVCCILHNIVIDMEDEVLDEFPLSFHNHDPGYGQEVCESVDSTASVLRDNLSLHLSGR